The segment GCCACCTTCCAGTTCTGCCAGCGCACGTTGCACCACGTCACGCGTCGGGTTACCACGACGAGAGTAGTCATGGGCGCGTGGCTGGTTGAAGTCAAGGAAGTTATAGGTGCTGGAGAGGTGAATCGGTGGGACAACGCAGCCATATTGCTCGTCATCATTCAAACCGCTGCGTACTGCGATGGTTGCCTGTTTACGCGTCATGGTGCTTACTGTTCCTGAAGAGTAAAAAGAAGAGGCAACAGGATAGCATTCCGACAATAGACGTCAATACATCTGGACATCTAAATGTCTTTGCGTATAGATTGAGCAAAGCATCAATACCCGCTAAAATTACGCGTCATCGCCTGGTGTTCAGCGCGCTTTCTCCGGGAAAGTGATGTTTAAGCATAAAACCTGCATTTTCAGGGGTCAGGCACCAAGAAATCGGGCATAATCAACGGATTTCCCCACATTCCACTTTTATTGATTAAGGTAACCCATGGCTGAATGGAACGGCGAATATATCAGCCCTTACGCTGAGCACGGTAAGAAGAGCGAGCAGGTCAAGAAGATCACGGTATCTATCCCGCTGAAAGTGCTGAAAATTCTAACGGATGAGCGCACCCGTCGTCAGGTTAATAACCTGCGTCATGCCACCAACAGTGAACTGCTGTGCGAAGCCTTTTTGCATGCCTTCACCGGCCAACCTCTGCCGGACGACGTAGATCTACGTAAAGAGCGTAGTGATGAGATCCCGGAAGAAGCGAAGAAGATCATGCGTGAGATGGGCATCAATCCCGATACCTGGGAATACTGACGCCAGAAACAAAAAAACCCAGCCGAAGCTGGGTTTTTTCTTGTAGCCGACACCCACAGGCGTCGACGACAAACAAATCTTATTTCTTGCTGGTCGGCAGGCTGAAACGCTTGTTGAAGCGATCAACACGGCCACCGGTGTCAACAACACGCTGCTTACCAGTGTAGAACGGGTGGCATTTGCCGCACACGTCCAGGTTCAGGTTGTGAGCCATAGTAGAGCGAGTATTGATCACGTTACCGCAAGAGCAAGTGATGGTCACTGCTTCGTATTTCGGGTGAATACCTTGTTTCATGGGAGAACCTCATAAAAGGCCGTGTCGCTCTCCGTGCCAGGCTATACCTGCACAGCACCACACGCGGTTGAACAATTAATGTGTAATCTTTGACGAGCGTTTCTCATCAAAGGCGGCGCAGTATACAGAAAATGACCGCTTTTGGCAAATGGCGCGGATGGATATCC is part of the Pantoea phytobeneficialis genome and harbors:
- the rpmE gene encoding 50S ribosomal protein L31, which codes for MKQGIHPKYEAVTITCSCGNVINTRSTMAHNLNLDVCGKCHPFYTGKQRVVDTGGRVDRFNKRFSLPTSKK
- the metJ gene encoding met regulon transcriptional regulator MetJ, which encodes MAEWNGEYISPYAEHGKKSEQVKKITVSIPLKVLKILTDERTRRQVNNLRHATNSELLCEAFLHAFTGQPLPDDVDLRKERSDEIPEEAKKIMREMGINPDTWEY